From Pseudomonas sp. StFLB209, a single genomic window includes:
- the pgi gene encoding glucose-6-phosphate isomerase, producing MAYYRNPSDVTALPAWQALSQHRQAMQDFSMRDAFAADPQRFSQFTLSSNGLFLDYSKNLITTETRELLVNLAKEAGLKEAIKAQYDGELVNASEGRPALHTALRRPVGDKLLVNGTNIMPEVHRVLSQMTELVGRIHDGLWRGYTEKPITDVVNIGIGGSYLGPELVSESLLAYTHKGVRCHYLANIDGSEFHELSMNIRAETTLFIVSSKSFSTLETLKNAQAARAWYLAQGGSEAELHRHFIAVSSNNAAAVAFGIREENIFPMWDWVGGRYSLWSAIGLPIALAIGMSNFKELLSGAYTMDQHFQSAPFEQNMPVLLGLLGVWYGNFWGAQSHAILPYDHYLRNITKHLQQLDMESNGKSVRQDGSPVSTDTGPVIWGGVGCNGQHAYHQLLHQGTQLIPADFIVPIVSFNPVADHHQWLYANCLSQSQALMLGKTRTEAEAELREKGVPEEQIQKLAPHKVIPGNRPSNTLVVERISPRRLGALVAMYEHKVFVQSVIWGINAFDQWGVELGKELGKGVYQRLTGGIEEPAEDASTQGLINYFRGRHRG from the coding sequence ATGGCGTACTACCGCAATCCTTCCGATGTGACCGCTCTGCCCGCCTGGCAGGCATTGAGCCAACACCGCCAGGCAATGCAAGACTTCAGCATGCGCGATGCATTCGCCGCTGACCCGCAGCGTTTCAGCCAGTTCACCCTGAGCAGCAATGGCCTGTTTCTCGACTACTCGAAAAACCTGATCACCACCGAAACCCGCGAGTTGCTGGTCAATCTGGCCAAGGAAGCGGGCCTCAAGGAAGCCATCAAGGCGCAGTACGACGGCGAGCTGGTCAACGCCTCCGAAGGCCGCCCGGCGCTGCACACCGCGCTGCGACGCCCGGTGGGTGACAAGCTGCTGGTCAACGGCACCAACATCATGCCCGAAGTGCACCGGGTGCTGAGCCAGATGACCGAACTGGTCGGCCGGATCCATGACGGCCTGTGGCGCGGCTACACCGAAAAGCCGATCACCGACGTGGTCAACATCGGCATCGGTGGCTCCTACCTGGGTCCGGAGCTGGTCTCCGAATCGCTGCTGGCCTACACCCACAAGGGCGTACGTTGCCATTACCTGGCCAATATCGACGGCAGTGAATTCCACGAGCTGTCGATGAACATCCGTGCCGAAACCACACTGTTCATCGTCTCGTCGAAATCCTTCAGCACCCTGGAAACCCTCAAGAACGCCCAGGCGGCAAGGGCCTGGTATCTGGCTCAGGGCGGCTCGGAAGCCGAACTGCATCGTCACTTCATTGCCGTGTCGAGCAACAACGCGGCGGCGGTGGCATTCGGTATTCGTGAAGAAAACATCTTCCCGATGTGGGACTGGGTCGGTGGCCGCTATTCGCTGTGGTCGGCCATCGGTCTGCCGATTGCGCTGGCCATCGGCATGTCCAACTTCAAGGAGCTGTTGTCGGGCGCCTACACCATGGACCAGCACTTCCAGAGCGCGCCGTTCGAGCAGAACATGCCGGTGCTGCTGGGCCTGCTCGGGGTGTGGTATGGCAATTTCTGGGGCGCACAGAGCCACGCGATCCTGCCGTACGACCATTACCTGCGCAACATCACCAAGCACCTGCAACAGCTGGACATGGAGTCCAACGGCAAGAGCGTGCGTCAGGACGGCAGCCCGGTATCGACCGACACTGGCCCGGTGATCTGGGGCGGTGTGGGCTGTAACGGCCAGCACGCCTACCACCAGTTGCTGCACCAGGGCACCCAGCTGATTCCGGCCGACTTCATCGTGCCGATCGTCAGCTTCAACCCGGTTGCCGACCATCATCAGTGGCTGTACGCCAACTGCCTGTCGCAGAGCCAGGCGCTGATGCTGGGCAAGACCCGCACCGAGGCCGAAGCCGAACTGCGTGAAAAAGGCGTGCCCGAAGAGCAGATTCAGAAGCTGGCGCCGCACAAGGTGATCCCCGGCAACCGGCCGAGCAACACCCTGGTGGTCGAACGCATCAGCCCGCGCCGGCTGGGTGCACTGGTCGCCATGTACGAGCACAAAGTGTTCGTGCAAAGCGTGATCTGGGGCATCAACGCCTTCGACCAATGGGGTGTGGAGCTGGGCAAAGAGCTGGGCAAAGGCGTCTACCAGCGCCTGACCGGCGGTATCGAAGAGCCTGCCGAAGATGCCTCTACCCAGGGTCTGATCAACTACTTCCGCGGCCGTCATCGCGGTTGA
- a CDS encoding sigma-54-dependent transcriptional regulator — protein sequence MPHILIVEDETIIRSALRRLLERNQYQVSEAGSVQEAQERFSIPSFDLIVSDLRLPGAPGTELIKLGEGKPVLIMTSYASLRSAVDSMKMGAVDYIAKPFDHDEMLQAVARILRDRQSAQPQSQPQAAERSNGKAASAADKPTAANANGEIGIIGSCPPMQDLYGKIRKVAPTDSNVLVQGESGTGKELVARALHNLSRRAKAPMISVNCAAIPESLIESELFGHEKGAFTGASAGRAGLVEAADGGTLFLDEIGELPLEAQARLLRVLQEGEIRRVGSVQSQKVDVRLIAATHRDLKTLAKNGEFREDLYYRLHVIALKLPALRERGNDVLEIARAFLARQSAKAGRPELRFGADAEQAIHHYSWPGNVRELENAVERSVILSESAEISADLLGIDIELSDLDEVDFVGLAPLPNGASGANQDPSEDLSLEDYFQHFVLEHQDHMTETELARKLGVSRKCLWERRQRLGIPRRKGVTNET from the coding sequence ATGCCGCATATTCTGATCGTCGAAGACGAAACCATCATCCGCTCGGCGCTGCGTCGCTTACTGGAGCGCAATCAGTATCAGGTCAGCGAAGCCGGCTCGGTGCAGGAAGCTCAGGAACGCTTCAGCATTCCATCGTTTGACCTGATCGTCAGTGACCTGCGCCTGCCCGGCGCTCCGGGCACCGAACTGATCAAGCTTGGCGAAGGCAAGCCGGTGCTGATCATGACCAGCTATGCCAGCCTGCGCTCGGCCGTCGACTCGATGAAAATGGGCGCGGTCGATTACATCGCCAAGCCTTTTGACCACGACGAGATGCTTCAGGCGGTGGCGCGAATCCTGCGCGATCGCCAATCGGCGCAACCCCAGTCACAACCCCAGGCCGCCGAGCGCAGTAACGGCAAGGCTGCCAGCGCAGCGGATAAACCGACCGCCGCCAACGCCAATGGCGAAATCGGCATTATCGGTTCCTGCCCGCCGATGCAGGACCTGTACGGCAAGATTCGCAAGGTTGCGCCCACTGACTCCAACGTGCTGGTCCAGGGCGAGTCCGGCACCGGTAAAGAGCTGGTCGCGCGCGCCCTGCATAACCTTTCGCGCCGCGCCAAGGCGCCGATGATCTCGGTCAACTGCGCGGCGATTCCCGAATCGCTGATTGAATCGGAACTGTTCGGCCATGAAAAAGGCGCCTTTACCGGGGCCAGTGCCGGCCGTGCAGGCCTGGTCGAGGCGGCCGATGGCGGTACGCTGTTTCTCGACGAAATTGGCGAGCTGCCGCTGGAGGCCCAGGCACGGCTGCTGCGCGTCTTGCAGGAAGGCGAAATTCGCCGGGTCGGCTCGGTGCAATCGCAAAAGGTCGATGTGCGCCTGATTGCTGCGACCCACCGCGACCTCAAGACCCTGGCCAAAAACGGCGAATTTCGCGAAGACCTTTATTACCGCCTGCATGTGATTGCCTTGAAGCTGCCGGCGCTGCGCGAGCGTGGTAACGACGTGCTGGAGATCGCCCGCGCGTTTCTGGCCCGGCAGAGCGCCAAGGCCGGACGCCCTGAACTACGCTTCGGTGCCGATGCCGAGCAGGCCATCCATCACTACAGCTGGCCCGGTAACGTGCGCGAGCTGGAAAACGCCGTCGAACGCTCGGTGATTCTCAGTGAGTCGGCGGAAATCTCTGCCGACCTGCTAGGCATCGACATTGAGCTGAGTGATCTGGACGAGGTGGATTTCGTCGGCCTGGCGCCGCTGCCCAATGGCGCAAGCGGGGCCAATCAGGATCCCAGTGAAGACCTGTCGCTGGAAGACTACTTCCAGCATTTTGTCCTTGAACACCAGGATCACATGACCGAAACCGAACTGGCGCGCAAACTGGGCGTGAGCCGCAAGTGCCTCTGGGAGCGCCGCCAGCGCCTGGGCATACCACGGCGCAAGGGTGTCACCAACGAAACCTGA
- the panC gene encoding pantoate--beta-alanine ligase, with protein sequence MNTVNSVQALRAAIAQARKDGKRIALVPTMGNLHSGHTTLVARAAEHADFVVASIFVNPLQFGANEDLASYPRTLTADQQKLQQSGCHLLFSPGVDEMYPNGMGEQTRVSVPLVSEGLCGASRPGHFEGVATVVSKLFNMVQPDVAVFGEKDFQQLAVIRAMVRDLNMPIQIIGEPTVRAADGLALSSRNGYLSDEQRAQAPALYRVLRSIADALQAGDTRFTALLDSGRDELAAAGFRVDYLEIREATSLRPATEADRDVVVIGAALLGKTRLIDNLHLSR encoded by the coding sequence ATGAACACAGTCAACAGCGTTCAGGCACTGCGCGCAGCCATTGCCCAGGCACGTAAAGACGGCAAACGCATTGCGCTGGTGCCGACCATGGGTAATCTGCACAGCGGCCATACCACTCTGGTGGCCCGCGCCGCTGAACACGCTGACTTCGTGGTGGCGAGCATCTTCGTCAACCCGCTGCAGTTCGGCGCCAATGAAGACCTGGCCAGTTACCCGCGCACCCTCACCGCCGACCAGCAAAAGCTCCAGCAGTCTGGCTGCCACCTGTTGTTCAGCCCCGGTGTGGACGAGATGTACCCCAACGGCATGGGCGAGCAGACCCGGGTCAGCGTACCGCTGGTTTCCGAAGGTCTGTGCGGTGCCAGCCGGCCCGGGCATTTTGAAGGCGTGGCCACGGTGGTCAGCAAGCTGTTCAACATGGTTCAGCCGGATGTCGCGGTATTTGGCGAGAAGGACTTCCAGCAGCTGGCGGTGATCCGCGCGATGGTCCGCGACCTGAACATGCCAATCCAGATCATTGGCGAACCCACCGTGCGCGCCGCTGACGGCCTGGCGCTGTCGTCGCGCAATGGTTACCTGAGTGATGAGCAGCGCGCCCAGGCGCCGGCCCTGTACCGGGTACTGCGCTCGATAGCCGATGCCCTGCAAGCCGGTGACACCCGGTTCACAGCCTTGCTCGACAGTGGCCGCGACGAGCTTGCGGCAGCTGGCTTTCGAGTCGATTATCTGGAGATTCGCGAGGCTACCAGCCTGCGCCCGGCCACCGAGGCTGATCGCGATGTGGTGGTGATTGGCGCAGCGTTGCTGGGCAAAACCCGACTGATCGACAACCTGCACCTGAGCCGCTGA
- the panB gene encoding 3-methyl-2-oxobutanoate hydroxymethyltransferase has product MPVTTVTSLQSLKQKGEKITMLTCYDATFAHVASGAGVEVLLVGDSLGMVLQGHDSTLPVTVADMAYHVASVSRGNQGALVLADLPFMANASIEQTLLNSATLMRAGAHMVKVEGAAWLADSVRQLTDRGIPVCVHLGLTPQTVNVMGGYKVQGRLEAQARQMRADAIALEQAGAAMILLECVPTELAQEITQAVQVPVIGIGAGSGTDGQVLVLHDMLGLSISGRVARFVRNFMVGQPDIPSAISAYVAAVKDLSFPALEHGFQA; this is encoded by the coding sequence ATGCCGGTTACAACCGTTACGTCGTTGCAGTCGCTCAAGCAAAAGGGTGAAAAGATCACCATGCTGACGTGCTATGACGCGACTTTCGCCCATGTCGCCAGTGGTGCGGGCGTCGAAGTCCTGCTGGTCGGTGACTCGCTGGGTATGGTCCTGCAGGGCCATGACAGCACCCTGCCTGTTACTGTGGCCGACATGGCGTATCACGTCGCCAGTGTCAGCCGTGGCAATCAAGGCGCGCTGGTGCTCGCTGACCTGCCCTTCATGGCCAACGCCAGCATTGAGCAAACCCTGCTCAACAGCGCCACGCTGATGCGGGCCGGCGCGCACATGGTCAAGGTCGAAGGTGCTGCATGGCTGGCCGACTCGGTACGCCAGCTCACCGACCGCGGTATTCCGGTGTGCGTACATTTGGGCCTGACCCCGCAAACCGTCAATGTGATGGGCGGCTATAAAGTTCAGGGCCGGCTCGAAGCCCAGGCCCGACAGATGCGGGCCGACGCCATTGCCCTTGAACAGGCCGGCGCAGCGATGATTCTGCTCGAATGCGTGCCCACCGAGCTGGCCCAGGAAATTACCCAGGCCGTCCAGGTGCCGGTCATCGGGATCGGTGCCGGCAGCGGCACCGACGGCCAGGTGCTGGTGCTGCACGACATGCTCGGCCTGTCGATCAGCGGCCGGGTCGCCCGCTTCGTGCGCAACTTCATGGTCGGCCAGCCGGATATCCCGTCGGCCATCAGCGCCTATGTAGCCGCAGTCAAAGACCTCAGCTTCCCTGCCCTTGAACACGGATTCCAGGCATGA
- the folK gene encoding 2-amino-4-hydroxy-6-hydroxymethyldihydropteridine diphosphokinase, whose product MTERAYIGMGSNLADPAAQLRNALEAMTRLPGTRLAGVSSFYVSDSLLPGQPRYTNAVAALDTDLAPLQLLDALQAIELDQGRERLERWGPRTLDLDILLFGEQLIDVPRLQVPHYHMQARAFVLYPLAELDADLQLPDGRRLDQMLAACPFEGLERLPALQ is encoded by the coding sequence ATGACTGAACGCGCCTATATCGGCATGGGCAGCAACCTGGCCGATCCGGCGGCGCAGTTGCGCAACGCCCTTGAAGCCATGACCCGGCTGCCCGGCACCCGGTTGGCTGGGGTATCGTCGTTCTACGTCAGCGACTCATTGCTGCCCGGCCAACCGCGCTACACCAATGCGGTGGCGGCACTGGATACTGATCTGGCGCCCTTGCAATTGCTCGACGCCCTGCAGGCCATAGAACTCGATCAAGGCCGCGAGCGCCTGGAGCGCTGGGGGCCACGTACGCTGGACCTGGATATCCTGTTGTTCGGCGAGCAGTTGATCGATGTGCCGCGCCTGCAGGTGCCGCATTACCACATGCAGGCCCGGGCATTCGTGCTCTATCCGCTGGCCGAGCTGGACGCCGACCTGCAACTGCCCGACGGCCGCCGCCTCGACCAGATGCTGGCCGCCTGCCCCTTCGAAGGCCTTGAGCGCCTGCCAGCCTTGCAGTAG
- a CDS encoding polynucleotide adenylyltransferase PcnB, with translation MLKKLFQSFRSPLRTPQQHTRSTPIVLNSNQHSLQRAQFSRHAVNIVERLQSAGYQAYLVGGCVRDLLLQINPKDFDVATSATPEQIRAEFRNARIIGRRFKLVHIHFGREIIEVATFRANHPDEDEEENTHQSSRNSSGRILRDNVYGTLEDDAQRRDFTINALYYDPVTERILDYANGVHDIRNRLIRLIGDPEQRYKEDPVRMLRAVRFAAKLNFGIEKHSMLPIRPLAPMLRDIPAARLFEESLKLFLSGHGEITFEMLVDLELFDPLFPATAKALEYNPTYTHTLISKALANTDLRVRQEKPVTPAFMFAALLWPALPARVLRLQERGTPPITAMQDAAHELIVEQCRSIAIPKRFTLPIREIWDMQERLPRRYGKRADQLLDHPRFRAGYDFLLLRETAGEQTDGLGQWWTDYQDANDSERRHMISDLSSKSDETGNGPRKRRRSGSKRKRGSDDADLFND, from the coding sequence ATGCTGAAGAAGCTGTTCCAGTCATTTCGTTCTCCACTGCGCACGCCGCAGCAACACACGCGTTCAACGCCGATCGTGCTCAATAGTAATCAGCATTCGCTGCAACGCGCTCAGTTCAGCCGCCATGCGGTGAACATCGTCGAGCGCCTGCAAAGCGCGGGCTACCAGGCTTATCTGGTCGGCGGCTGCGTTCGCGACCTGCTGCTGCAGATCAACCCCAAGGACTTCGACGTTGCCACCAGTGCCACGCCCGAGCAGATCCGCGCCGAGTTTCGTAATGCGCGCATCATTGGCCGACGCTTCAAGCTGGTGCATATCCACTTCGGCCGGGAAATCATCGAGGTTGCGACCTTTCGCGCCAATCATCCCGACGAAGATGAAGAAGAAAACACCCACCAGTCATCGCGCAACTCCAGTGGCCGGATCCTGCGTGACAACGTCTACGGCACCCTGGAAGACGATGCACAGCGCCGCGACTTCACTATTAACGCGCTGTACTACGACCCGGTGACCGAGCGCATCCTCGATTACGCCAACGGTGTACACGATATTCGCAATCGGCTGATTCGCCTGATCGGCGACCCGGAGCAACGCTACAAGGAAGACCCGGTGCGCATGCTGCGTGCGGTGCGCTTTGCGGCCAAGCTGAACTTCGGCATCGAAAAACACAGCATGCTGCCGATCCGGCCGCTGGCACCGATGCTGCGCGATATCCCGGCGGCACGGCTGTTCGAGGAGTCGCTCAAGCTGTTCCTGTCCGGGCATGGCGAGATCACTTTCGAAATGCTCGTCGACCTTGAGCTGTTCGACCCGCTGTTCCCGGCCACCGCCAAGGCGCTGGAATACAACCCGACCTACACCCATACGCTGATCAGCAAGGCGCTGGCCAACACCGACCTGCGGGTGCGTCAGGAAAAGCCAGTCACCCCGGCCTTCATGTTCGCAGCGCTGCTCTGGCCAGCCTTGCCGGCCCGGGTACTGCGCCTGCAAGAGCGCGGCACGCCGCCGATCACCGCGATGCAGGACGCCGCTCACGAACTGATCGTCGAACAGTGCCGCAGCATTGCCATCCCCAAGCGTTTCACCCTGCCGATCCGCGAGATCTGGGACATGCAGGAACGCTTGCCGCGCCGTTATGGCAAACGCGCCGACCAGTTGCTCGACCATCCGCGCTTTCGCGCCGGTTACGACTTCCTGTTGCTACGTGAAACCGCTGGCGAACAGACCGATGGTCTGGGCCAATGGTGGACCGATTATCAGGACGCCAACGACAGCGAACGGCGGCACATGATCAGCGACCTGAGCAGCAAGTCCGACGAAACCGGCAACGGCCCGCGCAAGCGCCGCCGCAGCGGTTCGAAACGCAAGCGCGGCAGCGACGATGCAGACCTGTTCAATGACTGA
- a CDS encoding sensor histidine kinase produces the protein MSFSLTQMLLVSTAYLLVLFGVAWISERGLIPRWIIRHPLTYTLSLGVYASSWAFYGTVGLAYQYGYGFLATYLGVSGAFLLAPVLLYPILKITRTYQLSSLADLFAFRFRSTWAGALTTIFMLIGVLPLLALQIQAVADSIGILTGEPVRNRVAVAFCALISLFTIFFGSRHIATREKHQGLVFAIAFESIIKLVALGALGIYALYTVFGGPQQLELWLLQNQTALASLHTPLQEGPWRTLLLVFFASAIVMPHMYHMTFTENLNPRALVSASWGLPFYLLLISLAVPLILWAGLKLGAPTSPEYFTLGLGMAAHSKSLALLAYVGGLSAASGLIIVTTLALSGMALNHLVLPLYQPPAEGNIYRWLKWTRRALIIAIIAAGYCFYLMLGAQQDLANMGIVAFVATLQFLPGVLSVLYWPTANRRGFIAGILAGITVWVFSMLLPLLGNLEGFYIPMLNMIYVLDDTSWHMAAIASLAANVVMFTLVSLFTNASAEEASAAEACAVDNVRRPQRRELFVASPQEFATQLAKPLGGKAAQKEVEQALRDLYLPFDERRPYALRRLRDRIEANLSGLMGPSVAQDMVETFLPYKSGGEKYVTEDIHFIESRLEDYHSRLTGLAAELDALRRYHRQTLQELPMGVCSLAKDQEILMWNRAMEELTGVPAQHVVGSRLETIAEPWKGLLSSFISVPDEHLHKQRLSLEGQIRWLNLHKAAIDEPLAPGNSGLVLLVEDLTETQMLEDKLVHSERLASIGRLAAGVAHEIGNPITGIACLAQNLREEREDEPELAEISSQIIEQTKRVSRIVQSLMSFAHAGAHQNSDEPVCLAEVAQDAIGLLALNRRNFEIQFYNLCDPDHWADGDPQRLAQVLINLLSNARDASPAGSAVRVMSEASEHTVDLIVEDEGSGIAKAIMDRLFEPFFTTKDPGEGTGLGLALVYSIVEEHYGQITIDSPADPVRQRGTRIRVTLPRHVEATSTVN, from the coding sequence TTTCGTCGCTGGCCGACTTATTCGCGTTTCGCTTTCGCAGTACCTGGGCAGGCGCCCTGACCACGATATTCATGCTGATCGGCGTCTTGCCGCTGCTGGCTTTGCAGATTCAGGCGGTGGCCGACTCGATCGGCATTCTGACCGGTGAACCGGTGCGCAATCGGGTCGCCGTAGCATTCTGCGCCCTGATCAGCCTGTTCACGATCTTCTTTGGCTCGCGGCATATCGCAACCCGGGAAAAGCATCAGGGCCTGGTGTTCGCGATTGCCTTTGAATCGATCATCAAACTGGTCGCGCTGGGCGCTCTGGGTATCTACGCCCTGTACACGGTGTTCGGCGGCCCGCAACAACTGGAACTCTGGCTGTTGCAGAACCAGACCGCCCTGGCCTCGCTGCACACCCCATTGCAGGAAGGCCCGTGGCGCACCCTGCTGCTGGTGTTCTTTGCCTCGGCCATCGTCATGCCGCACATGTATCACATGACCTTTACCGAAAACCTCAACCCGCGCGCGCTGGTCAGCGCCAGTTGGGGGCTGCCGTTCTACCTGCTGCTGATCAGCCTCGCCGTGCCGCTGATTCTCTGGGCCGGTCTGAAACTCGGCGCACCGACCAGCCCGGAATACTTCACCCTGGGCCTGGGCATGGCCGCGCACAGCAAATCACTGGCGTTGCTGGCTTATGTAGGCGGCCTGTCGGCAGCCAGCGGGCTGATTATCGTCACCACCCTGGCGTTGTCGGGCATGGCGCTCAACCATCTGGTGCTGCCGTTGTACCAGCCGCCGGCCGAGGGCAATATCTATCGCTGGCTGAAATGGACCCGCCGCGCGCTGATCATCGCCATCATCGCTGCCGGCTACTGCTTCTACCTGATGCTCGGCGCCCAGCAAGACCTGGCCAATATGGGCATCGTCGCCTTCGTCGCCACCTTGCAGTTCCTGCCCGGCGTCCTGTCGGTGCTGTACTGGCCGACCGCCAACCGACGCGGCTTTATCGCCGGGATCCTGGCCGGCATCACGGTCTGGGTGTTCAGCATGCTGTTGCCGCTGCTGGGCAATCTCGAAGGCTTCTACATTCCGATGCTGAACATGATCTATGTGCTGGATGACACCAGCTGGCACATGGCGGCGATCGCCTCACTGGCGGCCAACGTGGTGATGTTCACTCTGGTGTCGCTGTTCACCAACGCCAGCGCCGAAGAGGCCAGTGCCGCCGAAGCCTGCGCTGTGGATAACGTGCGCCGCCCACAACGCCGTGAGTTGTTCGTCGCCTCGCCTCAGGAATTCGCCACCCAACTGGCCAAGCCGCTGGGCGGCAAGGCCGCACAAAAAGAGGTTGAACAGGCACTGCGTGACCTGTACCTGCCCTTCGACGAACGCCGCCCCTATGCCTTGCGCCGCTTGCGCGACCGGATCGAAGCCAACCTGTCCGGCCTGATGGGCCCAAGCGTCGCCCAGGACATGGTCGAAACGTTCCTGCCGTATAAGTCCGGCGGCGAAAAGTACGTGACAGAAGACATCCACTTCATCGAGAGCCGGCTTGAGGACTACCACTCGCGCCTCACCGGCCTGGCCGCGGAACTCGATGCCTTGCGCCGCTACCACCGCCAGACCCTGCAGGAACTGCCCATGGGGGTCTGCTCGCTGGCCAAGGATCAGGAAATCCTGATGTGGAACCGAGCCATGGAAGAACTCACCGGCGTCCCTGCCCAGCATGTGGTGGGCTCGCGGCTGGAGACCATTGCCGAGCCCTGGAAAGGCCTGCTGAGCAGCTTCATCAGCGTGCCTGACGAACACCTGCACAAACAGCGGCTGTCGCTGGAGGGCCAGATTCGCTGGCTGAACCTGCACAAGGCGGCCATTGACGAGCCGCTGGCGCCCGGTAACAGTGGCCTGGTGCTGTTGGTCGAAGACCTTACCGAAACCCAGATGCTCGAAGACAAGCTGGTGCATTCCGAGCGCCTGGCCAGCATTGGCCGACTGGCCGCCGGGGTGGCCCACGAAATCGGCAACCCGATCACCGGTATCGCCTGCCTAGCGCAGAACCTGCGCGAAGAACGCGAAGACGAACCGGAATTGGCGGAAATCAGTAGCCAGATCATCGAACAGACCAAGCGTGTATCACGCATCGTCCAGTCGCTGATGAGCTTCGCCCACGCCGGCGCACACCAGAACAGCGACGAACCGGTGTGCCTGGCCGAGGTCGCGCAGGATGCCATTGGTCTGCTGGCACTCAACCGGCGCAACTTTGAAATACAGTTCTACAACCTCTGTGACCCCGACCACTGGGCCGATGGCGACCCGCAGCGGCTGGCTCAGGTGCTGATCAACCTGCTGTCCAACGCACGCGACGCATCCCCGGCCGGCAGTGCCGTGCGGGTCATGAGCGAAGCCTCTGAACATACCGTGGACCTGATCGTCGAAGATGAAGGCAGTGGTATTGCGAAAGCAATCATGGACCGATTGTTCGAACCGTTCTTCACCACCAAAGATCCTGGCGAAGGCACTGGGCTGGGGCTTGCTCTGGTCTATTCCATCGTTGAAGAGCATTATGGACAAATCACCATCGACAGTCCGGCCGATCCTGTACGGCAACGAGGCACCCGTATCCGGGTGACGCTACCGCGACATGTCGAAGCGACGTCCACCGTGAACTGA